Proteins encoded together in one Porites lutea chromosome 2, jaPorLute2.1, whole genome shotgun sequence window:
- the LOC140928971 gene encoding arrestin domain-containing protein 3-like translates to METIELFAVEIYGNGRYYPGEVIYGDVFLKTNDELTLREIRVEFYGEAKVYWTETARPSRWSKRPGLKRDYTNYEQYLNIAATAFGKAPGQPGPNPVLSAGEHSFPFEFRIPEENLPSTYEGKHGHVKYWLKAILDRPWKEDKTVVEAFTVIEKVDVNQSEFRRPSQVQEDKNMGCPCCRSGPLNVTVRTDRIGYCVGELMTITVYANNQTPYRILGVEVELIQDTIYVSQGGKKMLTTDILATVTKAGKASNPEGAANDFFEMVPVLIPLTTPSMKSCRCIKISYQVKFTLLLRGTVNFRVHIPITIGSIRQSSVKGKTSPTVTFMGLASTSMEDTDDISPYPNEAPPSYAESVSGQTRRYDTVHFDKGMGMPQLSAAVKKTS, encoded by the exons ATGGAAACAATTGAATTGTTTGCAGTTGAAATTTACGGCAACGGACGCTATTATCCAGGCGAAGTTATTTACGGCGatgtttttcttaaaacaaacGATGAATTAACTTTGCGTGAAATTCGTGTTGAATTTTACGGAGAAGCTAAGGTCTACTGGACAGAGACAGCGAGACCGAGCAGATGGTCAAAGCGGCCGGGCCTGAAGCGGGACTATACAAACTATGAACAGTACTTAAACATTGCAGCAACAGCTTTTGGCAAAG CCCCTGGACAGCCCGGCCCTAATCCCGTCCTCTCGGCTGGTGAACACTCATTCCCCTTTGAATTTCGAATTCCGGAGGAGAATCTGCCTTCCACTTATGAGGGGAAACATGGTCATGTGAAATACTGGCTAAAAGCCATCCTTGATCGGCCTTGGAAGGAGGACAAGACAGTCGTAGAGGCTTTCACTGTGATAGAGAAAGTTGACGTAAATCAGTCGGAATTCCGG CGTCCTTCGCAGGTCCAGGAAGATAAAAACATGGGGTGCCCGTGCTGTAGGTCTGGCCCGTTGAATGTGACTGTTCGGACAGACAGAATTGGTTACTGTGTAGGAGAACTAATGACAATTACAGTGTACGCCAACAACCAAACTCCTTACAGGATTCTTGGAGTGGAGGTGGAATTGATTCAGGACACTATTTATGTATCGCAAGGAG gaaaaaagatgttaacaacGGATATTCTTGCAACTGTCACAAAAGCTGGAAAAGCTTCAAATCCGGAAGGAGCGGCAAATGACTTTTTTGAAATGGTACCTGTGCTTATCCCACTTACAACACCTTCTATGAAGAGTTGTAGATGTATAAAGATATCTTATCAAGTAAAG TTTACTCTTCTATTGCGTGGAACCGTAAATTTCCGCGTTCACATTCCAATCACGATTGGCTCCATACGTCAGTCATCAGTAAAGGGAAAGACCTCTCCGACCGTTACCTTCATGGGCCTGGCCTCCACATCCATGGAGGATACGGACGACATCTCACCATATCCAAATGAAG CACCACCATCCTACGCAGAAAGCGTCAGTGGGCAGACGCGGCGATATGATACAGTCCATTTTGATAAAGGCATGGGAATGCCGCAATTAAGTGCTGCCGTTAAAAAGACGTCATAG
- the LOC140928972 gene encoding arrestin domain-containing protein 3-like, with protein sequence MGKDDYFVVEFDRGKRTFYPGEAINGTLRLKVNKELKLRGVRIEFHGKAHVHWSETSETYGDHGSGVNTVNRRTRHYNNSQTYIDTLATLFGKAPGQRGEDPVVQPGDYSYPFQFLIPNINMPTSVEARYGYVRYWLKGIVDRPWRFDITTKAAFTMLEYVDINTPLLLQPCQVQEERDVGYLCCISGPLSTTVYTDRGGYCPGESIGVSAVFSNNSKNEVTGLEIQLFQLTVFIASGGKQKQREEMVAETTSQEGVKPGEETRIIVPLPVPSLPPTTMGCSCIKVSYFLRLKVKVDATFISALHIKKIPITIGSVPYRPPPPAQFPPPGAALTPSAPPLAEFEQASAYPPASTQYGGHAQTYPNIAPPSYAECVSGGASIVDEGDKETLGDTSFTPMYPFVNNYQFPSAPPPSFL encoded by the exons ATGGGCAAAGATGATTACTTCGTCGTTGAATTTGACCGAGGGAAAAGAACGTTTTACCCAGGGGAGGCAATTAATGGAACCCTCCGTCTCAAAGTGAATAAGGAGTTAAAACTGCGAGGCGTACGGATTGAATTTCATGGTAAAGCTCACGTACACTGGAGTGAAACCAGTGAAACCTACGGAGACCACGGATCTGGAGTGAACACAGTGAACAGGAGAACAAGACACTATAATAACAGCCAAACTTACATCGATACCTTAGCAACATTGTTCGGTAAAG CTCCAGGTCAGCGTGGTGAAGACCCAGTTGTCCAGCCTGGTGATTACTCCTATCCATTTCAGTTTCTAATCCCAAACATCAATATGCCGACCTCAGTAGAAGCAAGGTATGGCTATGTTCGCTACTGGTTAAAAGGAATTGTTGACCGCCCATGGAGATTTGATATCACGACCAAAGCAGCTTTCACTATGTTGGAATATGTGGACATCAATACACCTCTGCTTCTG CAACCTTGTCAGGTCCAAGAGGAACGTGATGTGGGATACCTGTGCTGTATATCTGGTCCACTCAGTACTACTGTCTATACTGACAGAGGAGGTTACTGTCCTGGAGAATCTATTGGTGTATCGGCAGTCTTTAGcaataattcaaaaaatgaggtTACTGGGCTGGAGATACAACTTTTTCAACTCACTGTTTTCATTGCTTCTGGTG gaaaacaaaaacaacgagaaGAAATGGTTGCCGAGACCACGTCTCAAGAAGGAGTGAAGCCTGGGGAAGAGACTCGCATAATAGTACCACTTCCAGTCCCCTCTCTGCCCCCAACCACGATGGGTTGCAGTTGCATAAAAGTGTCGTATTTTCTAAGG CTGAAAGTTAAAGTGGATGCAACCTTCATCTCAGCATtacacattaaaaaaattcccaTCACCATTGGCTCAGTTCCGTATCGGCCTCCTCCTCCAGCCCAGTTCCCGCCTCCAGGTGCTGCTTTGACTCCTAGTGCTCCACCACTGGCAGAATTTGAACAAGCGTCAGCTTATCCACCAGCCTCTACACAGTATGGTGGCCATGCACAGACGTACCCAAATATTG CTCCTCCTTCGTACGCAGAGTGTGTTAGCGGTGGAGCGTCTATCGTTGATGAAGGCGATAAAGAGACGCTGGGTGATACCAGCTTTACACCAATGTACCCGTTTGTTAATAACTACCAATTTCCCTCCGCACCGCCTCCTTCATTTCTCTAA